A part of Anolis sagrei isolate rAnoSag1 chromosome 3, rAnoSag1.mat, whole genome shotgun sequence genomic DNA contains:
- the SLC25A28 gene encoding mitoferrin-2 isoform X2, translating into MNPAEVIKQRMQMYNSPYQRVTDCVRAVWCNEGAGAFYRSYTTQLTMNIPFQAIHFMAYESLQEHLNPHRQYNPTSHMVAGACAGAIAAAATTPLDVCKTLLNTQEALALNTNISGHITGMAHAFRTVYRVGGLTAYFRGVQARVIYQMPSTAIAWSVYEFFKYFLTKRKEEQLAGK; encoded by the exons ATGAACCCAGCAGAAG TGATAAAGCAGAGAATGCAGATGTACAACTCTCCATACCAGCGAGTAACAGACTGTGTGCGTGCCGTGTGGTGCAATGAAGGGGCTGGCGCATTCTACCGAAGCTACACGACTCAACTCACCATGAACATCCCCTTCCAGGCTATCCACTTCATGGCATATGAATCTCTACAGGAACACCTCAACCCCCACAGACAGTACAACCCTACTTCCCATATGGTGGCAGGCGCTTGCGCGGGTGccattgctgctgctgccaccaccCCCTTGGACGTTTGCAAGACACTGCTGAATACCCAGGAGGCCCTGGCACTGAATACCAACATCAGTGGGCACATCACAGGCATGGCTCACGCGTTCAGGACGGTGTACCGCGTGGGTGGGCTGACCGCCTATTTCCGTGGAGTGCAAGCCCGTGTCATTTACCAAATGCCCTCTACAGCCATTGCCTGGTCTGTGTATGAGTTCTTCAAATACTTCCTCACCAAGCGAAAGGAGGAACAGTTGGCAGGGAAGTGA